A window from Garra rufa chromosome 14, GarRuf1.0, whole genome shotgun sequence encodes these proteins:
- the dnajc30b gene encoding dnaJ (Hsp40) homolog, subfamily C, member 30b: MAEVSGCFRSGAHKLSAFVTPRTHYHLSAADTRALCPCADEFVTAASSSSSAGVLTCDQPAVSVWTDRTHGMTCWMNKQTQLRPQVRGYCTVLQLLPPVKHSRLRAGLVGTRAYSWRAAEESSAPLYRSRTAYYDILKVTPKATQAQIKSAYYKQSFVNHPDRNRSEDAARLFVLVTEAYSVLGNSGLRKKYDRGILSQTDVQNAGRPSSSPASKPQSQRPRRAPDANAHFDFDAFYQAHYGEQLQREQQMRDRREQLKQEQQEKLRKWKVMKLNQVTAVFLLLFGGGVLMSLRS, from the coding sequence ATGGCGGAGGTCAGCGGCTGTTTTAGAAGTGGAGCACACAAACTCTCTGCTTTTGTAACACCACGGACGCATTATCATCTGTCCGCGGCTGATACGCGCGCGTTGTGTCCGTGTGCAGATGAGTTTGTAACCGCTGCCAGTTCAAGTTCATCCGCGGGCGTGTTGACCTGTGATCAGCCTGCTGTCTCTGTATGGACTGACAGGACTCACGGAATGACCTGCTGGATGAATAAACAAACGCAGCTCAGACCGCAGGTCCGAGGCTACTGTACTGTACTACAGCTGCTGCCGCCGGTAAAACACTCGCGTCTGCGGGCAGGACTGGTGGGAACGCGGGCGTACAGCTGGAGGGCAGCCGAGGAGAGCTCCGCTCCTCTTTACCGGAGCCGAACCGCCTATTATGACATCCTGAAAGTTACCCCGAAAGCCACGCAGGCGCAGATTAAGAGCGCTTATTATAAACAGTCCTTCGTAAATCACCCGGACCGGAACCGCAGCGAGGACGCGGCGCGGCTCTTCGTGCTCGTCACTGAAGCCTACAGTGTGCTTGGCAACAGCGGCCTCAGAAAGAAATACGACCGCGGCATTCTCAGCCAGACCGACGTGCAGAACGCCGGGAGACCTTCATCTTCACCCGCGTCAAAGCCCCAGAGCCAGCGTCCTCGACGCGCACCTGACGCGAACGCTCACTTCGACTTTGACGCGTTTTATCAGGCGCATTACGGCGAGCAGCTGCAGAGAGAACAGCAGATGAGAGATAGAAGAGAACAACTGAAGCAGGAGCAGCAAGAGAAATTACGAAAGTGGAAAGTAATGAAATTGAACCAAGTGACGGCtgtgtttctgctgctttttggaGGCGGAGTTCTTATGAGCCTGAGATCTTGA